CCCTgctccgcgcccgccgccgccggtccCCTGCCCTGGCCCCGTCGCTCCCTGCGCCTCGATCATGTAAGCACCCTGGGATTCTAGAATGAATAATCATTGCAACATTATTTTGTAAGCACCCTGTTTAGCAACATTACCTTATCTGGTGACACTAACATAGCAATGTGTCAATGTTAGTACCCCATAATAGTTGATGGAAACATAAAGATGTTATTGCTCTTAAGGCACTACTTTCGCACTTTGCAGCTAATTGAATGCACTGGAATTTGATATCGTTGTGAGCATCATTTATTTAGCACAGCTCCATCTGTTTTCACATGAAATAGTTACATGTTTTGGAGCATATGATCTGTTTTTCgtttgatatgttcaaaattacaatagaaactaataatttatcttaatcacttgggcagaggttggaggaaggtcTGTGGGGGTGATCATGCACGCCATGTGAAcggcatccttggtcttttgatcaaggaaaagttccctggcctggtgcagttcggcggaactatcgagccggcctacacgtgggccCACTATGCCGCCGTCCCCGACGCCCCTGATCGGGATGGCAGGGTATTCGCCGACAAGGCGTAGCGTGTCAAggccgagctttgggtaagtctttctcgcactacattgctcaatacatcgcattgattggacattcttgaaataatgactgaATCGCGTCTATATACAAGATTTCTTTAGATGTGAGGAGGGATACGAGGCCAAGGCAGATGCTGTGGCTGACAAAGCCGCCAAGAAActcgtcaaggacatgcactacgaggcgcgcatccaggccgtgATCCAATACCACACGGAAATTCTTAGAGTGAGGCTCCCTAAAAGTACGGGAACCATGAGGCTGAATTAGATGATGATAAACAATTAGAAGAGCATAAACAAAATAAAGTTTCTACATATGACTATCTCCCACTAGGTTTTTTAAATTTATTATTTACACTTTTTTGTCTAGCCTTTGCCTTAAACAAATGGGGTATG
Above is a genomic segment from Miscanthus floridulus cultivar M001 chromosome 3, ASM1932011v1, whole genome shotgun sequence containing:
- the LOC136546095 gene encoding uncharacterized protein isoform X2, which translates into the protein MPPSPTPLIGMAGYSPTRRSVSRPSFGCEEGYEAKADAVADKAAKKLVKDMHYEARIQAVIQYHTEILRKRSYAYKFLSNSLGIFQELQS
- the LOC136546095 gene encoding uncharacterized protein isoform X1, with amino-acid sequence MPPSPTPLIGMAGYSPTRRSVSRPSFGCEEGYEAKADAVADKAAKKLVKDMHYEARIQAVIQYHTEILRVRLPKTFALNKWGMKVIYAYSFSCSWLHMLLKKRSYAYKFLSNSLGIFQELQS